The window CCGGGCTCTGGTGGACCAGGTCTCCTGGTCGGTGAAGGAGGGGGAGCGCTGGGTGATCCTCGGCCCCAACGGCGCCGGCAAGACCACTCTGCTGAACCTCGCCTCCAGCTACCTCTTCCCCACCAAGGGCACTGCCACCATCCTCGGCAGCACCCTCGGCAAGGTCGACGTCTTCGAGCTGCGCCCCCGCATCGGCGTCGCCGGTATCGCGATGGCCGACAAGCTGCCCAAGCGGCAGACCGTCCTGCAGACCGTCCTCACCGCCGCCTACGGCATGACGGCGACCTGGCAGGAGGAGTACGAGGACATCGACGAGCAGCGCGCGCGCGCCTTCCTCGACCGCCTCGGCATGACCGACTACCTCGACCGGAAGTTCGGCACCCTCTCCGAGGGCGAGCGCAAGCGCACGCTGATCGCCCGCGCCCTGATGACCGACCCCGAGCTGCTGCTCCTCGACGAGCCCGCCGCCGGCCTGGACCTCGGCGGCCGCGAGGACCTCGTACGCCGTCTCGGCCGCCTGGCCCGCGACCCGCTCGCCCCCTCCATGGTGATGGTCACGCACCACGTCGAGGAGATCGCCCCCGGCTTCACCCACGTCCTGATGATCCGCCAGGGCAAGGTCGTCACCGCGGGCCCGATCGACCTCGAACTGACGTCCCGCAACCTCTCGCTGTGCTTCGGCCTCCCGCTGGTCGTCGAGCGCAACGGCAACGACCGCTGGACCGCACAGGGCCTGCCCCTCGGCTAGTACGGGTGCACCGCACCCTGTCCCGACCGCGCCCGCCCGACCTACCATGACCATGTGGACATCGACGCGTGGGTGTGGTGGCTCATCGGCGCGGTCGGACTGGGCATCCCGCTCGTCCTGACCGCGATGCCCGAGTTCGGCATGTTCGCCGTAGGGGCGGTCGCGGCCGCCGTCACGGCAGCCCTCGGCGGGGGAGTGGTGGCCCAAGTCCTGGTCTTCGTCGTCGTGTCGGTCGCGCTGATCGCCGTCGTACGGCCGATCGCCAACCGGCACCGCGATCAGCGCCCCCAACACCGCAGCGGCATCGACGCGTTGAGGGGCAGATCAGCCGTCGTCCTCGAACGCGTCGACGGCAGCGGCGGACGCATCAAGCTCGCCGGCGAGATCTGGTCCGCCCGCGCACTCGACACGGACACCAGTTTCGAACCCGGCCAGTCCGTGGACGTCGTGGAGATCGACGGGGCGACCGCCGTCGTGATGTGACAAGCAGCCTGCTCGCAGCCCCCGGGTCTGCGAGACTCCGCTCAACGGGGCAGCAC of the Streptomyces sp. NBC_01294 genome contains:
- a CDS encoding NfeD family protein, which gives rise to MDIDAWVWWLIGAVGLGIPLVLTAMPEFGMFAVGAVAAAVTAALGGGVVAQVLVFVVVSVALIAVVRPIANRHRDQRPQHRSGIDALRGRSAVVLERVDGSGGRIKLAGEIWSARALDTDTSFEPGQSVDVVEIDGATAVVM
- a CDS encoding ABC transporter ATP-binding protein — its product is MSDVLELVDVSVVREGRALVDQVSWSVKEGERWVILGPNGAGKTTLLNLASSYLFPTKGTATILGSTLGKVDVFELRPRIGVAGIAMADKLPKRQTVLQTVLTAAYGMTATWQEEYEDIDEQRARAFLDRLGMTDYLDRKFGTLSEGERKRTLIARALMTDPELLLLDEPAAGLDLGGREDLVRRLGRLARDPLAPSMVMVTHHVEEIAPGFTHVLMIRQGKVVTAGPIDLELTSRNLSLCFGLPLVVERNGNDRWTAQGLPLG